In the Paenibacillus pabuli genome, one interval contains:
- a CDS encoding NUDIX domain-containing protein: protein MPGGGQNAGETLTAALKREVAEEIGVDVVPQSLEFVIEGVYGEAFHRVDLIFLCEYVGLIDNSILQHEDSQVRYEWLDIENLNNHPLYPSKLRKQIIRLSKGEKTDMYLGNEEPGDPE, encoded by the coding sequence ATGCCTGGTGGAGGCCAGAATGCGGGTGAAACACTGACCGCTGCCTTAAAGAGGGAGGTTGCCGAAGAAATTGGAGTAGATGTGGTTCCTCAATCATTGGAATTTGTCATTGAAGGGGTGTATGGTGAAGCGTTCCATCGCGTAGATTTGATTTTTCTATGCGAATACGTAGGACTAATTGACAACTCTATTTTACAGCATGAGGACAGCCAGGTGAGATATGAATGGCTTGATATTGAAAATCTCAACAACCATCCGCTGTATCCATCCAAATTAAGAAAGCAGATTATAAGATTATCGAAAGGTGAAAAAACAGATATGTATCTGGGGAATGAGGAACCGGGGGATCCTGAATAA
- a CDS encoding ABC transporter substrate-binding protein, which translates to MSIWFRFIGILCLLTILAGCAPQLVSRPGMIVEEEPITLHMAWWGGQMRNEATAAVIELYEQQNPHVHIKYEYSNFNEYWKKLAPYAAGNTLPDIIQMDISYLSQYSSLNLLEDLAPYMDRGLIDTSDMDEAKVQIGEMDGKVYGMSLGVNALMGYYDPEILRAQGIEEPMEDWTWDDFYAMGNSLHGKDIYLGTYFTPEQFFAYFLRQHGLKLYAEDGQRLGYEDDTLFIDYFGRMQQMAKEKLIFPPDIWASDIGKPDRDPFYRGQALFNWGYSNQFIATTREYGKPLAIAPMPGPHSQEALFLKPGMFFSVASNSRHKEEAARFISFFVNDIEANKLLKGERGVPLSSRVKEQIRQIVDPEVQQVFDYVDWVESNSSPMDSPDPVGGSEVTAVLREIYDQLLFGRTTPEQAARQFRAEANAILGEKPHLTFKVSGKSTME; encoded by the coding sequence GTGAGTATATGGTTTCGATTCATCGGCATACTGTGTCTCCTAACGATTCTTGCGGGGTGCGCTCCCCAGCTTGTCTCGAGACCCGGCATGATTGTCGAAGAAGAGCCCATAACGCTTCATATGGCCTGGTGGGGTGGACAGATGCGCAATGAGGCAACCGCTGCAGTGATAGAACTGTATGAGCAGCAGAATCCCCATGTCCATATCAAGTATGAGTACAGCAACTTCAATGAATATTGGAAAAAACTAGCCCCATACGCAGCGGGGAATACCTTGCCGGACATTATACAAATGGATATCTCCTATTTGTCTCAATATAGCTCCCTCAACTTGCTAGAAGATCTTGCGCCATACATGGATCGTGGCTTGATTGACACCAGCGATATGGACGAAGCCAAGGTCCAGATCGGTGAAATGGATGGAAAAGTTTACGGTATGAGTCTGGGCGTCAATGCCTTGATGGGCTATTACGACCCAGAGATTTTGCGCGCCCAGGGTATCGAAGAACCAATGGAGGACTGGACTTGGGACGATTTTTACGCCATGGGAAACAGCCTGCATGGCAAGGATATTTATTTAGGCACTTACTTCACGCCGGAACAATTTTTTGCATACTTTCTGAGGCAGCATGGCTTGAAGCTGTATGCTGAGGATGGACAGCGGCTGGGGTACGAGGATGATACCTTGTTCATTGATTACTTTGGCCGTATGCAGCAAATGGCCAAAGAGAAGCTCATTTTTCCGCCGGATATCTGGGCCTCGGATATTGGCAAGCCGGATAGGGATCCATTTTATAGGGGCCAAGCCCTGTTTAACTGGGGCTATTCGAACCAGTTTATTGCCACGACCCGGGAATACGGCAAGCCTCTGGCTATTGCCCCCATGCCGGGACCCCACAGCCAGGAAGCACTTTTTCTGAAGCCAGGCATGTTCTTCTCTGTTGCAAGCAATTCCAGACATAAGGAAGAAGCAGCCCGGTTCATCAGCTTTTTCGTCAATGATATTGAAGCGAATAAATTGCTTAAGGGTGAACGGGGTGTCCCTCTCTCATCAAGGGTCAAGGAGCAGATCAGGCAAATTGTCGACCCGGAGGTTCAACAAGTATTCGATTATGTGGATTGGGTAGAAAGCAATAGCAGCCCAATGGACTCCCCCGATCCGGTTGGCGGATCAGAAGTAACTGCAGTCCTGCGAGAGATCTATGACCAGCTGCTTTTTGGCCGGACCACACCGGAACAGGCTGCCAGGCAGTTTCGAGCAGAAGCCAATGCAATTCTGGGGGAGAAACCCCACCTTACGTTTAAAGTATCTGGAAAATCAACGATGGAATGA
- a CDS encoding sensor histidine kinase — protein sequence MTAYRKLSIKMKVFLMIMLMMALVITLAFTSLYYTYSVYDRQLYDKSSSLLNLSSSTVDAELRKLEALSHAMISDRVIQKSLKSLAQDDTDYTGFVERNRMADRVWEHASGAARYVQSVHLIDSQGGLVKYGEALTFSSEKYDRMIRAAEGANGAVRWLFPDDDDPMLAMVRQVRSYEPMTLEPVGILFFRINIDKLIEEYAGIDNKDSDIVLKAGQKVIYPFREFSDSLSADLQPLPGSGGYEIKELDDQIVLVAQKKSAQTGWVYYNMAPYEQIFERIILLKNALIVVYVIAIVVVLTLGMAFARSLTRPIQQLITQMRDIQYGNLENMDTAITIPVSQHVDELGLLQRTYRLMITRINTLIKENYANQLVIKETEFKALQAQINPHFLYNALDSIHWLAKKNRQEQISRMVLSLGYLLRTSISFKKNVITIAEELEIVSHYITIQQYRFQTRLDLQIDMPSAYLQCNIPKMTLQPLLENAIQYGLELQPGPCMIRLYAQMRENKLAVFVEDNGPGMEQEYVEQVLRGEVQTRGSGIGLLNIRDRLHLAFGEEYDMILESNPGRGTRVTLLLPPPKGEEM from the coding sequence ATGACAGCCTATCGCAAATTAAGCATTAAAATGAAAGTGTTTCTGATGATTATGCTGATGATGGCTCTGGTCATCACCCTGGCATTTACCTCCTTATATTATACGTACTCCGTCTATGACAGACAGTTGTATGACAAATCGTCCAGTCTGCTTAACCTCTCCTCGTCCACAGTGGATGCAGAGCTCAGGAAGCTGGAGGCATTATCGCATGCGATGATCTCGGATAGAGTCATTCAAAAGTCTCTGAAGTCGCTAGCCCAGGACGATACGGATTATACGGGATTTGTTGAGCGAAACCGGATGGCTGACCGAGTATGGGAACACGCTAGTGGGGCTGCACGATATGTGCAGTCCGTTCATCTTATTGACTCCCAAGGCGGGTTAGTTAAATATGGCGAAGCGCTGACTTTTTCCAGTGAAAAATATGACCGGATGATCCGAGCAGCGGAAGGAGCAAACGGAGCGGTAAGGTGGCTGTTTCCGGATGACGACGATCCGATGCTGGCCATGGTGCGTCAAGTGAGAAGCTACGAGCCGATGACGCTGGAGCCGGTAGGCATTCTGTTTTTTCGGATCAACATCGACAAACTAATTGAGGAATATGCCGGCATAGATAACAAGGACAGCGATATTGTGCTCAAAGCAGGGCAAAAGGTGATCTATCCGTTCCGGGAGTTTTCAGATAGCCTGTCTGCAGATTTGCAACCGCTTCCAGGGAGCGGGGGGTATGAGATCAAAGAGCTGGATGACCAAATCGTACTTGTGGCACAGAAGAAGTCTGCCCAGACAGGCTGGGTTTATTATAATATGGCACCTTATGAACAGATATTTGAGCGCATCATTTTATTGAAGAACGCACTCATCGTGGTTTATGTGATTGCAATTGTTGTGGTATTGACACTTGGTATGGCTTTTGCTCGCAGTTTAACCAGGCCAATTCAGCAATTGATCACCCAGATGAGGGACATCCAGTACGGAAATTTGGAGAACATGGATACCGCCATTACTATTCCGGTTTCCCAGCATGTGGACGAGCTAGGTTTGCTGCAGCGTACGTACCGGCTTATGATTACTCGAATCAATACGTTAATCAAGGAGAATTATGCTAATCAGCTGGTGATCAAAGAAACGGAATTTAAAGCATTGCAAGCTCAGATTAATCCCCACTTTTTGTACAATGCTCTGGATTCCATCCATTGGCTGGCCAAAAAGAACCGGCAGGAACAGATATCACGCATGGTGTTGTCTCTCGGATATTTGCTGCGTACTTCCATCAGTTTCAAGAAAAATGTGATTACCATCGCGGAAGAACTCGAGATTGTGAGTCATTATATTACGATTCAGCAATACCGCTTTCAAACAAGACTCGATTTGCAAATCGATATGCCCTCTGCCTATTTGCAGTGCAATATCCCCAAAATGACTTTACAGCCCCTGCTCGAAAACGCAATCCAGTATGGACTGGAATTGCAGCCAGGTCCTTGCATGATTCGTCTGTACGCTCAAATGCGGGAAAATAAGCTGGCTGTATTTGTAGAGGACAACGGTCCTGGCATGGAGCAAGAATACGTCGAACAGGTATTGCGTGGTGAGGTCCAAACCAGAGGAAGCGGGATCGGGTTATTGAATATCCGGGATCGGCTCCATCTTGCTTTTGGGGAAGAGTACGACATGATTCTGGAAAGCAATCCGGGCAGGGGAACCCGGGTTACCTTGCTGCTACCACCACCAAAGGGGGAAGAGATGTGA
- a CDS encoding YjcZ family sporulation protein, whose amino-acid sequence MSEVGYGNGNVGGIGGGYGSFTSIGAILVLFILLVIISKAFLV is encoded by the coding sequence ATGAGTGAAGTTGGATATGGTAATGGTAATGTTGGAGGAATTGGTGGGGGATACGGTAGTTTCACGTCAATCGGTGCTATTCTGGTGCTCTTTATTCTGTTAGTCATCATCTCCAAAGCTTTCTTAGTCTAA